One region of Hymenobacter sediminicola genomic DNA includes:
- a CDS encoding gamma carbonic anhydrase family protein: MPALILPVQGKHPQLGPDCYVADNATIIGDVTLGAQCTVWFNAVIRGDVNSIRIGAKTNVQDGAVLHCTYQKAATTIGAGVSIGHKAIVHGCTVEDNVLIGMGAIVMDHAVVGEGCIVAAGAVVLENTQCEPGYLYAGIPARKVKLVTEEQRQNMLRTADNYVLYASWLK; the protein is encoded by the coding sequence ATGCCCGCTCTCATTCTGCCTGTTCAGGGCAAACACCCCCAACTCGGTCCTGACTGCTACGTGGCCGACAATGCTACCATCATAGGTGACGTGACGCTGGGTGCACAGTGTACCGTGTGGTTTAATGCCGTAATCCGTGGCGACGTGAACAGCATCCGCATCGGTGCTAAAACCAACGTTCAGGACGGAGCCGTGCTGCACTGCACCTATCAGAAGGCGGCTACTACTATTGGAGCAGGCGTTAGCATCGGGCACAAGGCTATTGTACACGGCTGCACCGTGGAGGACAACGTGCTGATAGGAATGGGCGCTATTGTGATGGACCACGCCGTGGTAGGAGAGGGTTGCATTGTGGCGGCCGGAGCAGTAGTGCTGGAAAACACGCAGTGTGAGCCGGGCTACCTTTATGCCGGCATACCGGCTCGCAAAGTCAAGCTCGTGACGGAAGAGCAGCGCCAGAATATGCTGCGCACAGCCGACAACTACGTGCTATATGCCAGTTGGCTAAAATAG
- a CDS encoding hemolysin family protein translates to MILNILLTVLLVLLNGFFVAAEFAFVKVRPSQIDIKAQSGNRLAKLVQSMLHDLNYYLSATQLGITVASLALGWVGESVVAAVVLAIIDQLGLTLTPTAVHQIAIATSFTLITIMHIVLGEQAPKVLAIQKPETTSMAIAIPLRAFAFLTFPLIWVLDRLSNMVAGLFGGSATHGSEVHTSEELRLLLDQSKQSGEIQESEHELLENVFEFNDRMVKQIMVPRTKLAAIDVNTPQDGILEMVYNEGYSRIPVFEGNIDNIVGVLYVKDLLQIIRRNEPIELAKIMRPAYFVPETKKINRLLRQFQRKHMHMAIVSDEFGGVSGIVTIEDIIEELVGEIQDEYDNEVPVVEKISSNEFRVNTSTSISDANEYLPFPLPEGEDYETVGGLLNVIYGNIPEVGDVAVLDNYEFRVLKRSRRTVELVQLNVTREMEQEELEDEGMQNI, encoded by the coding sequence ATGATCTTAAATATACTCCTTACCGTTCTGCTTGTGTTGCTGAACGGATTTTTCGTAGCGGCAGAATTTGCCTTCGTTAAAGTCCGCCCGTCTCAAATCGACATCAAGGCCCAGAGCGGCAACCGGCTGGCCAAGCTAGTGCAGAGCATGCTGCACGACCTCAATTATTACCTCTCGGCCACCCAACTGGGTATTACAGTAGCCTCCCTGGCCTTGGGTTGGGTAGGCGAAAGTGTAGTGGCGGCCGTCGTACTGGCTATCATCGACCAACTGGGCCTGACGCTCACGCCTACCGCAGTTCACCAGATTGCCATTGCTACTTCCTTCACGCTCATCACCATTATGCACATTGTGCTAGGTGAGCAGGCGCCCAAGGTACTAGCCATTCAGAAGCCGGAAACTACTTCCATGGCCATTGCCATTCCGCTGCGGGCCTTTGCTTTCCTCACCTTTCCGCTCATCTGGGTCCTCGACCGGCTGTCGAACATGGTTGCTGGCCTGTTCGGTGGCAGTGCCACGCACGGCTCCGAGGTTCATACTTCCGAAGAGCTGCGCCTGCTGCTGGACCAAAGCAAGCAGAGCGGCGAAATACAGGAGTCGGAGCACGAGTTGCTTGAAAACGTGTTCGAGTTCAACGACCGGATGGTGAAGCAGATTATGGTACCGCGCACCAAGCTGGCGGCCATTGATGTGAACACCCCCCAGGATGGCATTCTGGAAATGGTGTATAATGAAGGGTACTCACGTATTCCGGTATTCGAAGGCAATATTGACAATATTGTGGGTGTGCTCTACGTGAAGGATCTGCTACAGATCATTCGTCGGAACGAGCCCATCGAACTGGCCAAAATCATGCGCCCGGCCTATTTCGTACCGGAAACCAAGAAGATTAACCGGCTGCTGCGCCAGTTTCAGCGCAAGCACATGCACATGGCCATCGTCAGCGACGAATTTGGTGGTGTCTCGGGTATCGTTACCATCGAGGACATTATCGAGGAGCTAGTAGGTGAAATCCAGGACGAGTATGACAACGAAGTGCCCGTGGTGGAGAAGATTTCCTCTAACGAGTTTCGCGTCAATACTTCTACCTCTATTTCCGACGCCAACGAGTACCTGCCGTTTCCGCTGCCCGAAGGCGAAGACTACGAAACGGTGGGCGGCCTGCTGAACGTGATTTACGGCAATATTCCGGAAGTAGGCGACGTAGCCGTACTCGACAACTATGAGTTCCGGGTGCTGAAACGCTCCCGCCGGACCGTAGAGTTGGTGCAGCTCAACGTTACGCGGGAGATGGAGCAGGAAGAGTTGGAAGATGAAGGCATGCAGAATATCTGA
- a CDS encoding radical SAM protein: MRLVRHPVLCNYYVTYRCNARCSFCDIWEKPSPYIQLEDVERNLRDLKRLGVSVVDFTGGEPLLHRQIHEFVGLAHSMGFITTLTTNCLLYPKYAEKLRGKVDMLHFSLDASEKEVHDKGRGVACYDFVLESIRVAREIGERPDILFTVFRENLKDLEAVYHDITQPNGLVLILNPAFEYNTVETGEQLTAEELDYLSAFGKRKGVYLNEAFIQLRRDGGNHVAAPVCRAASTTLVISPSNELVLPCYHLGERKFPIEGNLYDLYNSGPVQQLAALEGRLPQCEGCTINCYMQPSFAVETSKYFWQALPSTLKYNWDKGTWKRMLVR; the protein is encoded by the coding sequence ATGCGCCTTGTTCGTCATCCGGTTCTGTGCAATTACTACGTCACCTACCGGTGCAATGCGCGCTGCTCGTTCTGCGACATCTGGGAGAAACCCTCGCCTTATATTCAGCTGGAAGATGTGGAGCGCAACCTGCGCGACCTGAAGCGGCTGGGGGTATCGGTGGTAGACTTTACGGGCGGTGAGCCGCTGCTGCACCGTCAGATTCACGAGTTTGTGGGTTTGGCGCACAGCATGGGCTTCATCACGACGCTCACCACCAACTGCCTGCTCTACCCCAAATACGCTGAAAAACTGCGTGGCAAGGTGGATATGCTGCATTTTTCGCTGGACGCGTCCGAAAAGGAGGTCCATGATAAAGGCCGCGGGGTGGCGTGCTACGATTTTGTGCTGGAAAGCATCCGAGTGGCAAGAGAAATAGGTGAGCGGCCGGATATCCTATTCACCGTATTTCGCGAGAATCTGAAGGATCTGGAAGCCGTGTACCACGACATCACGCAGCCGAACGGACTGGTGCTGATTCTGAATCCGGCGTTTGAGTACAACACGGTGGAAACTGGCGAGCAGCTGACAGCCGAAGAACTAGATTACCTATCGGCTTTCGGCAAGCGCAAAGGCGTGTATCTCAACGAAGCCTTTATTCAGTTGCGGCGCGACGGCGGCAACCACGTAGCCGCACCGGTGTGCCGGGCAGCTAGCACCACGCTGGTTATTTCGCCCAGCAACGAGCTGGTGCTGCCCTGCTACCATCTTGGAGAGCGGAAGTTTCCTATCGAAGGCAATCTGTACGATCTGTATAACTCCGGGCCAGTGCAGCAGCTGGCTGCTCTGGAAGGGCGCCTGCCACAGTGCGAAGGCTGCACCATCAATTGCTATATGCAGCCCAGCTTCGCCGTCGAAACCAGCAAGTATTTCTGGCAAGCACTGCCCAGCACCCTCAAATACAACTGGGACAAAGGCACCTGGAAACGAATGCTCGTACGATAA